A genomic region of Cannabis sativa cultivar Pink pepper isolate KNU-18-1 chromosome 1, ASM2916894v1, whole genome shotgun sequence contains the following coding sequences:
- the LOC115704848 gene encoding uncharacterized protein At3g28850, whose product MKGVKGKLLKKIKSIKPVGYLKFQDRILQVSFSNGFVDSSPNNDNIQAPRKCSFEGTEVKKINRSCVTVQEPDVIDVEELMKDLEDDEDMGEDLDNKENIGPNMAKKNSFYLKPNPEISMRADQGLSENRVLKDSELSTPERKSTPLSEIDISSFRRPDLNSLSLFDPRLLDAFHQAVLEHIRMSEAERKNRAEENTKEEEEEEQEPPSKAPRIEKDGNDDDDDDDYDPLEEFEEKCPPGGSDSVILYTTTLRGIRKTFEGCSSIRFLLESFRVLYFERDVSMHLEFREELRMMLDGKAVPPKLFIRGRYIGGAEEVLGLHEQGKLRPLFKTVPIDKSDGPCEGCGGIRFVLCFNCNGSHKVIAEDDDVCQYHVCPNCNENGLIICPLCC is encoded by the coding sequence ATGAAGGGCGTGAAAGGAAAATTGCTCAAGAAAATCAAATCGATCAAACCCGTTGGCTATCTTAAGTTCCAAGATCGAATTCTTCAGGTGAGTTTCTCAAATGGGTTTGTAGATTCTTCTCCCAATAATGACAATATTCAAGCTCCGAGAAAGTGTAGTTTCGAAGGAACAGAGGTGAAGAAAATCAACCGGAGTTGCGTGACAGTGCAAGAACCAGATGTTATCGATGTGGAAGAGCTGATGAAAGACCTTGAAGATGATGAAGATATGGGTGAAGACTTAGACAACAAGGAGAACATTGGTCCGAATATGGCTAAGAAGAACTCGTTTTATCTCAAGCCCAATCCAGAGATTTCTATGAGAGCTGACCAAGGATTAAGTGAGAACAGGGTTTTGAAAGATTCAGAACTATCGACACCAGAACGTAAATCAACCCCATTATCAGAGATCGACATCTCGTCTTTCCGGCGGCCTGATTTGAACTCGCTTAGCCTATTTGATCCGAGACTGCTCGATGCATTTCATCAAGCAGTTTTGGAACATATCAGAATGAGTGAAGCAGAGAGAAAAAACAGAGCAGAGGAAAATAccaaagaggaagaagaagaagaacaggaGCCACCTTCGAAAGCTCCACGGATCGAAAAAGAtggtaatgatgatgatgatgatgatgattatgaCCCTTTAGAAGAATTCGAAGAGAAATGTCCTCCGGGTGGTTCAGACTCAGTAATCCTCTACACAACAACACTGAGAGGGATTCGAAAGACTTTCGAAGGCTGCAGCAGCATCCGCTTTCTTCTCGAGAGCTTTCGGGTACTGTATTTCGAAAGAGATGTTTCGATGCACTTAGAATTTAGGGAAGAGTTGAGAATGATGTTGGATGGAAAAGCAGTTCCTCCTAAGCTTTTCATAAGAGGGAGATACATTGGTGGAGCAGAGGAGGTGTTGGGGCTACATGAGCAAGGAAAGCTTAGGCCACTCTTTAAAACTGTCCCTATTGATAAGAGTGATGGTCCTTGTGAAGGGTGTGGAGGAATAAGGTTTGTGCTTTGCTTCAATTGCAATGGCAGTCATAAGGTCATTGCTGAAGATGATGATGTTTGTCAGTACCATGTGTGTCCCAACTGTAATGAGAATGGATTGATTATATGCCCTCTTTGTTGCtga
- the LOC115704517 gene encoding upstream activation factor subunit UAF30, with translation MLPPRMKQAITDNPKKLANLIDLINLPTPLREFMGQSQTSRLGCFMRVWSYIKENNLQDPNNKNVVNCDHKLRSILLGKPQVELADLPSLIKLHFPKKTS, from the exons ATGTTGCCACCTCGGATGAAGCAGGCCATTACAGATAACCCAAAGAAGCTGGCAAATTTGATTGATCTTATAAATCTTCCTACGCCATTAAGGGAGTTCATGGGGCAGTCTCAGACTTCTCGTCTTGGCTGTTTCATGCGTGTCTGGTCATATATCAAGGAGAACAATCTTCAG GATCCCAACAACAAGAATGTGGTCAATTGTGATCATAAGTTGAGGAGTATTTTATTGGGCAAGCCTCAAGTTGAGTTAGCTGATCTTCCTTCATTGATCAAGCTCCATTTTCCAAAGAAAACAAGCTAA
- the LOC115704254 gene encoding cucumber peeling cupredoxin-like, which produces MAVHHHQNHVVLITVMVMIIMIVPSLGCCLTPPPPPLPPPSGLQYWVGDSLWTIPPSPYYYSNWSSSHFFKLGDSLAFDFETGRYNVIQVTRQEYESCTSWSPIKIYYEGPAIVPLTQQGVLYFICNLSNYCNLGQKIAITVHDCPKTNPPSPAPAIPASPPPSPAPSTVRSPPSSPSPPPYNNGSRHGEPAPSPAVNPSPSAGNGRHSPENNAPKANKSAAIMSGGNKFGFGLCMILFICFVGGKM; this is translated from the exons ATGGCAGTGCATCATCATCAAAACCACGTCGTTTTGATAACAGTCATGGTGATGATCATCATGATAGTTCCATCGTTGGGTTGTTGCTTAACTCCACCACCGCCACCACTCCCACCGCCATCGGGACTCCAATACTGGGTCGGAGATTCCCTCTGGACCATCCCTCCTTCCCCTTATTACTACTCAAACTGGTCTTCTTCCCACTTCTTCAAACTCGGCGACTCACTAG CTTTTGATTTCGAAACGGGGCGTTACAACGTGATCCAAGTGACAAGACAAGAGTATGAGAGCTGCACCTCATGGAGCCCAATCAAGATATATTACGAAGGACCAGCAATCGTTCCCCTGACACAGCAAGGTGTACTTTACTTCATTTGTAATTTGTCCAACTACTGCAATCTCGGCCAGAAGATCGCCATTACCGTCCATGATTGTCCTAAAACAAATCCTCCGTCGCCAGCACCGGCGATACCGGCATCGCCACCACCTTCCCCGGCTCCTTCAACTGTTAGAAGTCCTCCGTCGTCACCATCGCCGCCGCCGTATAATAATGGATCTCGTCATGGTGAACCTGCTCCAAGTCCAGCTGTTAATCCTTCACCCAGTGCCGGAAATGGTCGCCATTCGCCGGAGAATAATGCACCTAAAGCGAACAAGTCTGCTGCTATTATGAGTGGAGGAAACAAGTTTGGTTTTGGATTGTGTATGATTTTATTCATTTGCTTTGTTGGGGGAAAAATGTAG
- the LOC115704255 gene encoding putative RING-H2 finger protein ATL71 encodes MDSITASSPSSSSSSSSSSFINETAYIIIFSLGLTLVILTIAIAFSYFCRGEVWSPTTDLQHQRASPIAATSPSNPSQAVMTGNIKEGLDEGLLSTYPKLKYSQVLKQQGLINLSAGSSSSSGGGCCCSICLVDYKDDDTLLVLPDCAHFYHVNCGFRWLRLHPTCPVCRKLANPTSSVELVSHHHQDDDHVVYL; translated from the coding sequence atggatTCCATTACGGCATCTTCCCCATCTTCaagctcatcatcatcatcatcaagctTCATCAATGAAACCGCTTACATAATAATATTCTCCTTAGGCCTTACCTTAGTTATTTTAACCATAGCCATCGCTTTTTCCTACTTTTGTAGAGGCGAGGTTTGGTCTCCCACCACTGACCTCCAACACCAAAGAGCTTCCCCGATCGCCGCCACCTCCCCAAGCAACCCGTCTCAGGCGGTTATGACCGGTAATATTAAAGAAGGCTTAGATGAAGGTCTTCTTTCTACTTATCCAAAGCTTAAATATTCTCAAGTGTTGAAGCAACAAGGATTAATAAACTTAAGCGCGggttcatcatcatcatcaggagGAGGGTGTTGCTGCTCAATATGTTTGGTTGATTATAAGGATGATGATACTCTTCTAGTTTTGCCGGATTGTGCTCATTTCTACCATGTCAACTGTGGTTTCCGGTGGCTTCGATTGCATCCCACGTGTCCGGTGTGTCGGAAGTTGGCTAATCCAACTTCTTCGGTTGAACTAGTTTCTCATCATCATCAAGATGATGATCATGTCGTTTACCTTTGA